Part of the Paeniglutamicibacter sulfureus genome, GCTGCCTACCGTTCCGGCTGGCCCGTGGCGCTGCATGCCATCGGCGACGCGGCCATCGACCTGGCCATCGAGATCATCTCCGGGCTGCAGGAAAAGCACGGCCCCAACGCGCTGCCCAACCGCATCGAGCACTTCGGCATCGCCCGCCCGGACCAGGTGGAGGCGGTGGCCAGGCACGGCATCGCGGTGACCCCGCAGGCCTCCTTCATCGGCCCGCTGGGCGACCAGTTCGCCAAGCTCGTCGGTCTCGAGCGCCAGGGCTGGCTCTACCGGGGCCAGTCGCTGCTGGATGCCGGGGTCCTGGTGGCAGGCAGCTCGGACTTGCCGGTGGCCGACAACAACGTGCGCCGCGCCATGGCCTCCGCCGTGGACCGCTTGACCGAAAAGGGCCTGGTGCTCGGCGGTGCGGCGGAATGCCTGAGCCCGCTCGAGGCGCTGCGTCTGTACACCGTCAATGCCGCCAAGGCCACCGGTCTGTTCGCCGACCGCGGGTCCCTGGCCCGGGGCAAGCTCGCCGATTTCGTGGTGCTCTCCGAGTCCCCGTTGCTGGCCCGGAACATTGCTGACCTCCAGGTCATGGGCACCTTCGTCGGCGGCAGGCAAAGCCACGCGCGTGCCGATAACGACGCGCTGGCCACCGCCTGAACCACCATCACCTCCCTCCCCGAACAACCACATTGCAGGAGACACCATGACGTCGAACAACAGCGCATTCCTGGCCGATTTCACCTCGATGAGCACCCATGGTGCGACCGCCGGCGGCGGAGTTGACCGCCAAGCGGCCACCGTTGCCGACGGGCAGAACCGCAACTGGTTCCGCGGCTTGGTGGAGGGGCACGGCTTCACCGTGCGTTACGACGCGGTCGGCAACCAGTACTCGATGCTTGAGCTGGCTCCCGGCGCCCCCTGGATCGCCGTGGGCTCGCACCTTGATTCCCAGCCGCTGGGCGGCCGCTTCGACGGCGCCTACGGTGTGCTGGCCGGGGCGCATGCGGCCAAGCGTGTCCAGGAGTCCCTGGCCGGTGCCGGGGGCGAGGCGAAGTTCAACATCGTGGTGGTCAATTGGTTCAACGAAGAGGGTTGCCGGTTCAAGCCCTCGATGATGGGCAGCTCCGTCTACACCGGCAAGCTCGGCGCCGCCCAGGTGCTGGAGACCACCGACCCCGACGGAGTCACGGTTCGCGAGGCGCTTGAGGCCATCGGGACCATCGGGGACTTCGAGTTGCCGGTGGCCGCCTATGTGGAGATCCACATCGAGCAGGGACGCTCATTGGAAGACAGGGAACTGACCATCGGGCTGGTCGAATCGACCTGGGGCGCGAACAAGTACGAATTCGTGGTGCACGGCGACCAGGCGCACACCGGCGCCACTGTCATCGCCGACCGCCAGGACGCACTGCTGGGTGCCTCCGCGCTGGTGGTTGCCGCACGCGAGATCGCGCTGGAACACTCCACCGAGGAGCACATGGTGATCACCTCTTGCGGCGAGTTCAACGTCTTCCCGAACTCCCCGGTGGTGGTTGCCAGCCGCGTGAACTTGCTGGTGGATGTGCGCTCCACCGACCCCGACGTGCTGGCCGCCGCGGATGCGGACCTGCACGCCCGCGTGGCACGGATTGAGAAGATGGCCAACGTGCGGATCGAGCGTGGCGCCGAACATGTGTGGGGGGCCAAGGCCTACGACCGGGCCGGGTTGGAGCTTGCGGCCCAGGCGGCAGATTCGTTGGGCCTGCGCCACGGTGTGGTGCGCACCCTTGCCGGCCACGATTCGACGAACATGAAGGACATGGTCCCAACCATCATGCTTTTCATTCCCAGCGTCGAGGGCATCAGCCACAACGAACGCGAGCTGACGAAAGATGCGGACATGCTCGCCGGGGTGGACCTGCTGGCCGAGGTGCTCCTGCGCGTGGTGCGCGGTGAATTTGTTTCCGCTGCCGGAAACGTGCAGGATGCTGAAGCGGATTCGTCCCTCGTACCCTAACCATCTTGTTGCGGCCGTTGAGCACGTTGATTCACTCACCGGACGTACAAGCGCTCACTCGCGCCTGGGTGGCCGGTCCGCCGGGTTGATCGGTCGTACGTTGTATTGGCGGGTGCCGGGCAGTGGTGGTGCGGTTGAGGTGTAGGGGTGTCCGCTGGAGGTGGTGATGCGGATGGTGTGCCTGTCGCCGGGGACGGTGTGTTCTTCCCAGTCGGGGGCTTCCTTGGCGGCGTTGCAGCGGCGACATCGTCCGCCCGCATTTTCCGCGGTGCTTGGTCCGCCGCGGGACACCTGCACCACGTGGTCCAGGTGCTCGATTTTCCCGTTGCAGTACGGGGTGCGGCAGTACCGGTCCCGCAGGGTGATGAAGCGCTTGAGTCCGCCGCTGAACAGCCGTGCCTTGGAGTCCATGGCCACCAGGTCCCCGGTGCCCGGGGCGGTGTAGAGGCGCCGGACCCAGGAGTCCAGGGGGTTATCCGGGTTCCCGGCGAACAGTTCGCGGGCCCTGGCGGCACTGATGTATCCGTAGCCGGGGATCACGGCCGGTTCGGGGTGGCCCTGGTACAGGGTCCTGTCGGTCATCACCAGGCTCACCTCCACGGGGATGTTGGTGTGGTCGCCGATCCCGGTGAGGGATTCGAAAAAGAAGTCGGCGGCAATCTGCCCCTGGGTCCGGGGGTCCCCGGCAGCCTGGGCACGGCCGATTTCACGCGCCATGACCTGGCACAGGGCCGCCCCGTACTCCAAGGGGAACATCCCGGTGATCCTCACCCGGCACGGATCGACCTGGAACACCTCCACGTGCCGTTCCCTCATCGCACGCTCCTCCAGGTCCACCTCGGCTTCCGGCTCAAGGATCAGCGCCCATTGGCGGATCATCTCCCGCAGCTTGGCACCTCCCTGCCCGAAGCAGGTGTGGGTCTCGCAAAAAAGCATGCGGTCGATGTCCCGGCGGTTCACCGGCTTCAGGCGCCGCACCTCTCGCACGATGAGCTTGGCTTCCTCCGAGTTGATGGTCCCCTCCCGCAGCCCCTGACGGGTGCAGGGCAGGTCCTCGGTGAGGATGCGGGCGCGGTTCAGGAACCTCGTCCCCGAACGCTGGGACGCGTGCAGGGCCAGGCCCACCTCCGCGCCCACGCCCCACTGCGGGTTCTTGACCCGCACCCCTCGCCCGATCCGGTCGGCGGCGACAACGTCCCCCAGGGTGCACGCCAACTCAGATTGCTTGGCGCCGACCGCCGACTTCAGGTGCTCGTAGGCACCGAGGGTTTCCACCAATTCGAAGTCATCGTCCTGGGCCGTGGCCAGGTTCACCGCCCGCGCCATGGCCCTCACCCCGTCGGGCCCGGTACGCACGAGATATTCGGCCATCAGGACACCCATGTCCAACCCGCGACCCAAAAGCGCCCCGTAGGACAGCTCCTCATCGGCAACATCCAGGATGCTGCCGGAACCGCTGCTCGATGACGTCGCTGCCATACCCCAATCATAGAAGACACCACCGACAGTTTGAAGCCGTGGCTTCAAATACTAGGAAACAGATTCGATCACCGCAACGGACACGACATCATGGCAGCCACAACAAGCCCTCCCAGGCCAAGGCCGGGCAGCAAAGGAGACCGAGTACCGTTCGATTTACACTCACATTGGTGCACGCCAGCTGACAGAGACGCGCGGCTAGGAGCGCAGCAACTGAGTCAGCGACATCGGCGGCTGCCCGGTGATCCGCTCAATGTCACCGCTGACGTTTTCAAGTGCGCCGGCGGCGATCGCCTGGTAGGTGGAGACCCAGGCGTCGAGTTGCCACTGCGGAGCCCCGTAGGAAGCCCGCGAGGCATAGGCCTCCTGGACCGTCTCGTCCACGTAGGAGACCTGCCGCGGGCCAACGTTGCTCAGGATCTGCGCGACTTCAGCCAGTGACAGCGCCTCGGGGCCGGTTAGCTCGTAGGTCGCCCCAAGATGCCTGCCCGGTTCGCGCAAGATCGCCGCTGCCGTGCGCGCCACGTCGGCCCGGGCAACCACGGCTGCCTTGCCGTCGCCGCCCGGCCCGCGGATAACCCCGTCCGCCCCCACCAGGTCAGGCAGGAAATCAGCGTAGAAGTTGTCGCGCAGGAACGTGTACTGGAGTCCCGAGGCCCGAATGTATTCTTCGGTGGCGTAGTGGTCGCGGGCCAGGGTGAACACCGCGTCCTGGGCGGCGCCGACAAACGAAACGTAGATGAGGTGGTGCACCCCGGCTGCAACCGCCGCATCGACGAAGTCGCAATGTTGCTCCAAGCGGTCACGGCTTTCGGACGCGGAGACCATGAACACCGTCTCGGCCCCCGCCAGTGCCGTGCGCGTGCCTGACGTGTTTTCGTAGGCGGCCTGCAGCACGGTGGCACCGTCAAGCGGCGGCGCCTTGCGCGGCGTCCTGGCCAGCAGGCGCTGCTTGACCCCGGCGGCACTGAGCAGTGCGGCGACCCTGCCGCCGAGCTCCCCGGTGGACCCGGTCACGGCCAGCGGCGGTGGAATGAGGTTCATGGTTACATTCCACCACCGAACCCGTCTCCGCGCATAGGAAGCCCATCCGCCCGGGACCGCGGCATCCGCGGACCACCGCTCTCCGTGGCGGGTTTTGGTGCGCCGCCGGGCATGGATTTCCGGGCGCGTCGGGGAGATGCTGGGAGCATGAAAACGTTGAACCACAGCGCCGTGTATGTGGAAGCAACACGGTCAGACATCCACGATCTCGTCCGCACCCTCGTCGACGCCATCGGGGCACCCCGGGTGCAGGTGATCTCCGGAACCACCGACCGCACGGCTCCGCACCGCTGGGCACATCCAGAGGGCACCGAGCTGGATGCAGTGACGGAACAACGGCTGCGCCTGGGCTACCGCGTGTGGCTGACCTTGCAGAGCATGGAAGACCCGCAGGCCGCTGTCGCTTGGCTGCAAGCCGCCAACCCCTTGCTGGACGACGACCGGCCGCTGGACTTCATTGCGAAGATGCACGCGCAGCAGGTGGTGAACGCGGCCGAGGCGCTGGTGACCCATACCGCGAAGCGCTAAGGGCAACGAGCTGTTGCCGCCACCCCGTGCCTTAGACCCACAGGTGCGGGGCGGGCCTGCGCGCACCGGGCAAAGCGGTGTCTTCGCGCCAGCGTGCCACCCATTCGGGCAGCTCCAGGCCATCGGGCACCGTCAGGCCGGCCTTGGCGAGGATCTCCTCGTTGCCCACCGGGCCGTTCTTCGAAAGCAGTCGCGTGGCCATGACCGCCTGCACGTAGATTTCCCCGTTGGCGACCATGCGCTGCTCGAAGTAGATGCACTTGTCGTCCATGCCCAGGATGCGGGTTTCCTGCGTGAACTTCTGGTTGAAGACCACTGACTTGCGGAAGGTGATGGTCTCGGACTGGACCAGGGGACTCCACTTGTTCTTCTTCATGATGTCCCACACCCCGGCGCGGACCATCAGGTCGAAGCGGCCCAAATCGAAGAGGGAAAAGTACATCCCGTTGTTGATGTGCCCGGCAATGTCGATGTCGGTGAGCAGTGCGCGCATCGACATGGAAGAGGTATCGAACATCGAAATCTTTGGGCGTTTACGTGCCGTGGCCAGCACGATCAGGAGGCGAAAGAGTGCATGCATGAACCCCATACTACTCATCAGTAACTTGGCTGTCATCCACCTCACACGACCAGTGATTGACATTCATCAATGGCGGGCCGCAAAATTGGTCATGGGCACCACCGTGCTTTGACCCCGCATACCCATCTTCAGGACCCCCCACCATGGCCCCGCGCGCGCTACGACCCTTCGCCCATCGCGACTATCGCATCCTCCTGATCGCGATGGCCATCAGCGTCTTTGCCCATGGCATGTGGGCGGTGGCGATGGTCTACCAGGTCAAGCACCTGGGTGGAGGGCCTGCCCAGCTTTCAGTGGTGGCTACCGCAACGTCCCTGGGCCTGCTGGGCTTCGTGCTTGTTGGCGGCATTACCGCCGACCGGGTTAGCTGCCGAAAGATCATCATTCTCGTCGAGGCCGTCTCGCTATTCGTGATGGCCACCGTGGCCACGCTCGCCATCACCGGGGCCATGGAGCTCTGGCACCTTGCGGTGGCCGGTTTCATCCAGGGTGCCGGTGCAGCGTTCTTCTTCCCCGCATATTCGGCGCTCCTGCCCCGCATCCTGCCGGCAGAGGACCTGCTGGCCGCCAACGGCATGGAGGGAATGTTCCGTCCGGTCCTGCAGCAGGCAGCGGGTCCCGCCATTGCCGGCGTGCTGGTTGCCTCATTCAATCCGTCAATGGCGGTTGTCGGGATAGCAGCCTGCCACGTTGTCGCGTTCCTGGTCCTGAACATGCTGGGGCACCACAAAGCCTACGACGCGCACCTTGAACCCAACCAGAAGCGCCCAAGCGCCCTGGCCGACCTGCGCGAGGCAGTGGGTTACACCGTGGGCACCCCCTGGTTGCTCTGGACCCTGCTCTTTGCCGTCATCTCGGTGCTGAGCTTCATCGGACCCATCGAGGTACTGTTGCCCTTCGTCGTGGAGGACCAGCTGGGCGGGGACGCCAAGACCTTCGGGTTCATGCTCGCCGCCTACGGCATCGGCAGTGCCATCGGCTCGATGGTGACCTCCTCCTTCCCGCTCCCCCGGCGCTACCTCACCTTCATGATCATGTTCTGGGGATTCGGGACCCTGCCGCTGGCGCTGATCGGGCTGACCAGCACACCGCTTGCGCTGGCCATCATCATGGTCATCCCGGGCATCACCGGCGGACTCGGACAGGTTATCTGGGGCACGCTGCTGCAGCGCCGGGTCCCGCACCACATGCTCGGCAGGATTTCCTCGCTGGACTTCTTCGTCTCGCTGGCACTCATGCCGGTGTCGATGGCGCTGGCAGGACCGCTTGCCGAAGTCATTCCCCTGTGGATGATCTTCGTGGTGGCGGGCGTGGCATCTCCGGTGATCGGGATCATTGCCTGGTTCGCCGGACGAATGTACCGGGACGAGATCGAGCATCCCCTCGACCGGTTTGACGCTCCCCAACAGACGGACGCGTCACCCGCCATCGACCTGTGATTGTGTGTCGGCCGCCCCGCGGCCGGCACACACCGCCTACAGGTACGGGCAGGTGATGCACTCGATTCGGCGCATCCGCCCTTGTGGCCACGTGGCGGGCACCCGGGGGCCACCGCGGCTTAACCTTCCGGACACCCATCCTTTCTAAGGTCTAGTACACGACCTCGAGCCCTCGCGTTCGACAATCCCCTCTGGTCGTTACCCGTTTGAAAGGCACAGCATGAAAACCCCTTCGTCCGTCCCCCGCCGTGGCGTCCTTCTTGGCGGTACCGCCGCCGCTGTCTCGGGCATCCTTGCCGTCGGATCCCGTCCGGCCATGGCCGCCTCTCCCAAGAAGCAGGGCTCCCCGGCGAGCGCGAAAATGAAGTTCGGCCAGGACGGCAAGTTCAAGATCGTCCAGTTCAACGACACCCAGGACGGTCCGCGGACCGATCGTCGCACCCTTGAACTCATGGACGCCGTGCTGGACTCCGAGAAGCCGGGCTTCGTGGTCATCAACGGGGATGTCATCAACGGCTCCCCCGCCAACGCGACGGAGGTCAAGCAGGCCATCAACAACGTCGTGATGCCCATGGAATCACGGAAGATCCCGTGGGCGCTGACCTTCGGCAACCACGACGAGGATTCCCTGTCCAAGGGCACGAAGATGTCCGAGGCCAAGATCCTCGACTTCATCCGCGGCTACGACCACAACGTCAACACCAAGGAAGACAGCACCTTCGGTTCCTCGAACTCCCAGCTGCTGATCGCCTCCTCGCGCAGCAGCAAGCCGGCCTTCGGCGTTTGGCTGCTGGACTCGGGACGCTACGCCCCGGAGACCATCGGCGGGCAGGACTTCGAGGGACTGAAGTCCTACGACTGGATCCGCCCGGAACAGATCGACTGGTACCGAGAGACCTCCCGCGCCACCGAGGTGCGGCACGGCAAGGTCCAGTCGCTGATGTTCTTCCACATCCCCCTGTGGGAGCACCACCACATGTGGTACGGATCCCAGTTCTCCTCCAATGACGCGGACCACGCCAAGGCCGTGAAAAAGCACGGAATCGTGGGCGTGAAGAACGAGGACGTCTATGTCGGCGCATTCAACTCGGGCCTGTTCACCGCGTTGCAGGAACGCGGCGACGTGCGCGGCGCATACTGCGGGCACGACCACATCAACACCTTCATGGGCGACTACTACGGGATCGAGCTGGGCTACGGCCCGGGAACGGGCTTCGGCACTTATGGCCTGGGCGGTGCCGAGGAGCACAGCCTGCGCGGCGCGCGTGTCTTTGAACTCGACGAAAAGCAGGAGGGCGTCTACACCGGCACCCGGGTCCTCTTCGCCAAGGACTACGGCATCGACATGGATCCCCAGGATCAGCCGATCGCCGAACCGCTGCCGCTGCCCCAGCGCTAAAAGCGGAAGGCCGCGCCGCGATCCTACTTCGGGCCGCGGCGCGGCCTGGCCGGTCGGGCCCCGGCGGCCTCCTCGATGGCATCGGCCGCACGGATAAGGCCCAGGTGCGAGAGCGCCTGGGGGAAGTTTCCGGCCATATGGCCGGTGTCCGGATCGAATTCCTCGGCCACCAGACCCACCTCGTTGACGATCCCGGCGAGCTTCGCCAGAAGCCGCCGGGCGTCGTCGAGGCGC contains:
- a CDS encoding MFS transporter, whose amino-acid sequence is MAPRALRPFAHRDYRILLIAMAISVFAHGMWAVAMVYQVKHLGGGPAQLSVVATATSLGLLGFVLVGGITADRVSCRKIIILVEAVSLFVMATVATLAITGAMELWHLAVAGFIQGAGAAFFFPAYSALLPRILPAEDLLAANGMEGMFRPVLQQAAGPAIAGVLVASFNPSMAVVGIAACHVVAFLVLNMLGHHKAYDAHLEPNQKRPSALADLREAVGYTVGTPWLLWTLLFAVISVLSFIGPIEVLLPFVVEDQLGGDAKTFGFMLAAYGIGSAIGSMVTSSFPLPRRYLTFMIMFWGFGTLPLALIGLTSTPLALAIIMVIPGITGGLGQVIWGTLLQRRVPHHMLGRISSLDFFVSLALMPVSMALAGPLAEVIPLWMIFVVAGVASPVIGIIAWFAGRMYRDEIEHPLDRFDAPQQTDASPAIDL
- a CDS encoding HNH endonuclease; protein product: MAATSSSSGSGSILDVADEELSYGALLGRGLDMGVLMAEYLVRTGPDGVRAMARAVNLATAQDDDFELVETLGAYEHLKSAVGAKQSELACTLGDVVAADRIGRGVRVKNPQWGVGAEVGLALHASQRSGTRFLNRARILTEDLPCTRQGLREGTINSEEAKLIVREVRRLKPVNRRDIDRMLFCETHTCFGQGGAKLREMIRQWALILEPEAEVDLEERAMRERHVEVFQVDPCRVRITGMFPLEYGAALCQVMAREIGRAQAAGDPRTQGQIAADFFFESLTGIGDHTNIPVEVSLVMTDRTLYQGHPEPAVIPGYGYISAARARELFAGNPDNPLDSWVRRLYTAPGTGDLVAMDSKARLFSGGLKRFITLRDRYCRTPYCNGKIEHLDHVVQVSRGGPSTAENAGGRCRRCNAAKEAPDWEEHTVPGDRHTIRITTSSGHPYTSTAPPLPGTRQYNVRPINPADRPPRRE
- a CDS encoding SDR family oxidoreductase yields the protein MNLIPPPLAVTGSTGELGGRVAALLSAAGVKQRLLARTPRKAPPLDGATVLQAAYENTSGTRTALAGAETVFMVSASESRDRLEQHCDFVDAAVAAGVHHLIYVSFVGAAQDAVFTLARDHYATEEYIRASGLQYTFLRDNFYADFLPDLVGADGVIRGPGGDGKAAVVARADVARTAAAILREPGRHLGATYELTGPEALSLAEVAQILSNVGPRQVSYVDETVQEAYASRASYGAPQWQLDAWVSTYQAIAAGALENVSGDIERITGQPPMSLTQLLRS
- a CDS encoding acyl-CoA thioesterase, whose translation is MHALFRLLIVLATARKRPKISMFDTSSMSMRALLTDIDIAGHINNGMYFSLFDLGRFDLMVRAGVWDIMKKNKWSPLVQSETITFRKSVVFNQKFTQETRILGMDDKCIYFEQRMVANGEIYVQAVMATRLLSKNGPVGNEEILAKAGLTVPDGLELPEWVARWREDTALPGARRPAPHLWV
- a CDS encoding metallophosphoesterase family protein; this encodes MKTPSSVPRRGVLLGGTAAAVSGILAVGSRPAMAASPKKQGSPASAKMKFGQDGKFKIVQFNDTQDGPRTDRRTLELMDAVLDSEKPGFVVINGDVINGSPANATEVKQAINNVVMPMESRKIPWALTFGNHDEDSLSKGTKMSEAKILDFIRGYDHNVNTKEDSTFGSSNSQLLIASSRSSKPAFGVWLLDSGRYAPETIGGQDFEGLKSYDWIRPEQIDWYRETSRATEVRHGKVQSLMFFHIPLWEHHHMWYGSQFSSNDADHAKAVKKHGIVGVKNEDVYVGAFNSGLFTALQERGDVRGAYCGHDHINTFMGDYYGIELGYGPGTGFGTYGLGGAEEHSLRGARVFELDEKQEGVYTGTRVLFAKDYGIDMDPQDQPIAEPLPLPQR
- a CDS encoding antitoxin Xre/MbcA/ParS toxin-binding domain-containing protein, translating into MKTLNHSAVYVEATRSDIHDLVRTLVDAIGAPRVQVISGTTDRTAPHRWAHPEGTELDAVTEQRLRLGYRVWLTLQSMEDPQAAVAWLQAANPLLDDDRPLDFIAKMHAQQVVNAAEALVTHTAKR
- a CDS encoding M20 family metallo-hydrolase; this translates as MTSNNSAFLADFTSMSTHGATAGGGVDRQAATVADGQNRNWFRGLVEGHGFTVRYDAVGNQYSMLELAPGAPWIAVGSHLDSQPLGGRFDGAYGVLAGAHAAKRVQESLAGAGGEAKFNIVVVNWFNEEGCRFKPSMMGSSVYTGKLGAAQVLETTDPDGVTVREALEAIGTIGDFELPVAAYVEIHIEQGRSLEDRELTIGLVESTWGANKYEFVVHGDQAHTGATVIADRQDALLGASALVVAAREIALEHSTEEHMVITSCGEFNVFPNSPVVVASRVNLLVDVRSTDPDVLAAADADLHARVARIEKMANVRIERGAEHVWGAKAYDRAGLELAAQAADSLGLRHGVVRTLAGHDSTNMKDMVPTIMLFIPSVEGISHNERELTKDADMLAGVDLLAEVLLRVVRGEFVSAAGNVQDAEADSSLVP